Proteins from a single region of Halodesulfovibrio sp. MK-HDV:
- a CDS encoding MltA domain-containing protein — MTVGHITRILSALLIISTIFFAGCSQSPPPTESVDPVIEQPEGERFIKLSDSEADTVIQTLTIGKQGMQSWMDFAPALERSALYVSKKPQSKLALNKYGLKVTWKTLAAAIKRMQLLLPKLDANPELLAKNFTFYRLDADPQFTGYYEPALQASLTKNRDMHIHCTQSLPIFRY; from the coding sequence TTGACTGTCGGACATATTACTCGAATTTTATCTGCACTACTTATTATCAGTACTATTTTCTTTGCCGGGTGCAGCCAGTCTCCCCCACCGACCGAATCAGTTGATCCGGTTATAGAACAACCCGAAGGGGAGCGATTCATAAAACTTAGTGATTCGGAAGCCGATACTGTGATTCAAACTCTCACAATTGGCAAACAGGGAATGCAATCATGGATGGATTTTGCCCCCGCTCTTGAACGCTCCGCTCTTTACGTCTCAAAAAAACCACAGTCTAAACTTGCGCTTAATAAATACGGATTAAAAGTTACGTGGAAAACTCTTGCGGCAGCTATTAAACGTATGCAGTTGCTTTTGCCAAAACTTGATGCAAATCCTGAATTGCTGGCAAAGAATTTTACGTTTTACAGGCTTGATGCAGATCCACAGTTCACTGGATACTATGAGCCAGCCTTACAGGCGAGCCTTACCAAAAACCGGGATATGCATAT